One segment of Babesia bigemina genome assembly Bbig001, chromosome : II DNA contains the following:
- a CDS encoding Proteoglycan 4 has protein sequence MGLGVGFGAAVRRVLLVCTVALLANNALATVEEAPAVGKADPGRYAAVSETPERQVSNTPSPPESPGTPGAPSQALKDTPDASKEAAYGSIVKTAPEKASTAEVTPEKPSEEVVQQGATPSTEDPVELDFENATLVPKVLPDSGREYAEVVGKDSSKTPVEEVKTPTKEAPADAPVVVGTVMKKAAPPPAAGKVPVKESLIVPSRAQFTGEDTGAAQSGGDGKGVKRGIEALQSEDPNMPSKVSKTITSAAKPDAFDKVNVGADKTAFVKDDASTNGTTTSEDASSASRLTTLSGDVMVMEPIMESELEWEDEFEEDDDDDDDESSWRPIVWTTPPPFVDMAQPYVLPAAEQKSANNESAKVSTPQSPTVKAPDATIVTAPDATTVKAPDAATVKAPDATIVTAPDATTVKAPDATTVKAPDATTVKAPDATTVKAPESTIVTAAEPRRYEDASTQTDPVIVLEPLEITNEPNKSIGAESSSVAGSSAPAKPLRAQIGQYTTRESDGNKSTVTFVNRYGKPIGAAYKVQSVASSSSEVPMGTIRYRQSPDDHTYSNIGGAYMPLGVTAALQPREYGTSYGDYVPMSAGPTQFDDPEKHTYEPLHFLEENDEEVLENQDETAANDDDDDEDIYEAINLNRSTEEPKSEPTTSQNLSGSQKRTSVTDAYVASVDKAAARLKKPFARFKDYAAKKVNAAKSYLFGTGKKVTRAVDVVVDCAESGCDHARRAKDDIAGRLRRGHHAESDRL, from the exons ATGGGGTTAGGCGTCGGTTTCGGCGCTGCGGTACGCCGTGTGCTGCTCGTTTGCACGGTGGCGTTGCTGGCAAACAATGCCCTGGCCACAGTGGAGGAGGCGCCTGCAGTAGGAAAGGCTGACCCGGGGCGCTATGCCGCTGTGAGTGAAACTCCTGAAAGA CAGGTGAGCAACACGCCCTCACCTCCGGAATCCCCTGGAACTCCAGGTGCACCATCACAGGCGTTAAAAGACACGCCTGATGCTTCAAAGGAGGCTGCATACGGAAGCATAGTGAAAACAGCGCCTGAAAAGGCTAGCACAGCTGAAGTAACACCAGAGAAACCAAGTGAAGAGGTGGTACAGCAAGGTGCGACACCCTCAACAGAAGACCCAGTAGAACTAGATTTCGAGAATGCGACACTCGTGCCGAAAGTCTTGCCCGACTCAGGCCGCGAGTATGCGGAAGTCGTGGGAAAAGACAGCTCAAAGACACCAGTTGAAGAGGTGAAGACGCCGACGAAAGAAGCTCCTGCAGACGCCCCGGTGGTAGTAGGCACAGTAATGAAGAAGGCAGCACCACCACCTGCTGCCGGCAAGGTTCCAGTGAAAGAATCTCTCATAGTGCCTTCGCGTGCACAGTTCACAGGGGAAGATACCGGCGCCGCCCAGTCTGGTGGAGATGGCAAAGGCGTGAAAAGGGGTATAGAGGCATTACAGTCGGAGGATCCCAACATG CCTTCTAAGGTCAGTAAGACGATAACGAGTGCTGCGAAGCCCGACGCGTTTGACAAAGTGAACGTTGGTGCGGACAAAACAG CTTTCGTCAAGGATGACGCCTCGACCAATGGCACTACCACATCGGAGGATGCCTCATCCGCGTCCAGGCTAACTACTCTGTCCGGGGATGTTATGGTAATGGAACCAATCATGGAATCTGAATTGGAGTGGGAAGACGAATTtgaggaggatgatgatgatgatgatgatgagtcAAGTTGGCGTCCTATAGTATGGACTACACCACCGCCATTTGTCGACATGGCTCAACCGTATGTATTACCAGCCGCAGAACAGAAATCGGCTAACAATGAAAGTGCAAAAGTGTCAACACCACAATCGCCAACCGTCAAAGCTCCTGATGCAACAATTGTTACGGCACCTGATGCCACAACTGTCAAAGCTCCTGATGCAGCAACCGTTAAAGCTCCTGATGCAACAATTGTTACGGCACCTGATGCAACAACCGTTAAAGCTCCTGATGCCACAACCGTTAAAGCTCCTGATGCCACAACCGTTAAAGCTCCTGATGCTACAACCGTTAAAGCTCCGGAATCAACAATTGTTACGGCAGCTGAGCCTAGACGATATGAGGACGCTTCCACACAAACGGATCCTGTGATAGTTTTAGAACCACTGGAGATAACAAATGAGCCTAACAAAAGCATTGGTGCGGAAAGCAGCAGTGTTGCTGGGAGTTCGGCCCCTGCTAAACCACTCCGGGCTCAAATTGGGCAGTACACAACGCGCGAAAGCGATGGCAATAAATCGACTGTTACGTTTGTTAACAGATACGGGAAGCCGATTGGTGCAGCTTATAAGGTGCAAAGCGTTGCCAGTAGTTCATCAGAGGTACCCATGGGGACCATACGTTACCGGCAAAGCCCAGATGACCATACTTATTCCAATATCGGCGGAGCATATAT GCCCCTTGGAGTTACAGCGGCTCTACAACCAAGGGAATATGGCACGTCCTACGGGGACTACGTACCTATGAGCGCAGGGCCGACACAATTTGATGACCCGGAGAAGCACACCTACGAACCTCTTCATTTCCTTGAAGAAAATGATGAGGAGGTTTTGGAAAATCAGGATGAGACTGCTGCtaatgacgatgatgatgatgaagatATCTATGAGGCCATCAATCTTAACCGCTCAACAGAGGAGCCAAAAAGTGAGCCGACGACGTCACAAAACCTAAGTGGATCCCAAAAGCGCACCTCTGTGACTGATGCATACGTTGCCAGCGTGGATAAGGCTGCCGCGAGACTGAAAAAGCCGTTTGCGCGCTTTAAGGACTACGCAGCCAAAAAGGTCAACGCAGCTAAGTCATACCTCTTTGGTACCGGCAAGAAGGTTACGCGTGCCGTTGATGTCGTTGTCGACTGCGCCGAAAGCGGGTGTGATCATGCTCGTCGCGCGAAGGATGACATTGCTGGGAGGCTGAGACGGGGGCATCATGCGGAAAGCGATCGTCTTTGA
- a CDS encoding translation initiation factor 2 gamma subunit , putative, whose amino-acid sequence MAQPTQDSSHLRKQDLSSLDVTKLTSLAPEVISRQATINIGTIGHVAHGKSTVVHALSGVHTVRFKHEKERNITIKLGYANAKIYKCTNPECPAPDCYKSYGSSKEDEPPCPRPGCGHKMELKRHVSFVDCPGHDILMATMLNGAAVMDAALLLVAGNESCPQPQTSEHLAAVEIMRLKNIIILQNKVELIKESQAIQRQEEIKRFVSGTAADNAPIIPISAVLNYNIDVICEYLVTQVAVPKRDFVLPPQMIVIRSFDVNKPGELVENLQGGVAGGSILHGVLKVGDQIECRPGIISKDSNGNIQCKPIISRIVSLFAEQNDLQFAVPGGLVGVGTAMDPTLTRADRLVGQVIGHVGKLPDCFIEIEMSYYLLRRLLGIKAPDGDRSTKVSKLKKGEFLMINIGSTSVGGRVSGIKPDMAKFELTGPVCTRVGDKVALSRRVDKHWRLIGWGQINKGKALTLQK is encoded by the exons ATGGCGCAGCCCACACAGGACTCTTCCCACCTGCGCAAGCAGGACCTCAGCAGCCTCGACGTGACTAAGCTGACGTCGCTGGCGCCCGAGGTGATCAGCAGGCAGGCGACCATCAACATCGGAACCATCGGTCACGTCGCGCACGGCAAGTCTACCGTCGTGCACGCGCTGTCTGGCGTGCATACCGTCCGTTTCAAGCACGAGAAGGAGCGTAACATCACCATCAAGCTGGGTTACGCCAACGCGAAGATCTACAAGTGCACCAACCCCGAGTGCCCCGCCCCCGACTGCTACAAGTCGTACGGGAGCAGCAAGGAGGACGAGCCTCCCTGCCCTCGTCCGGGCTGCGGCCACAAGATGGAGCTCAAGCGCCACGTGTCGTTCGTGGACTGCCCGGGGCACGACATTCTGATGGCCACGATGCTGAACGGAGCGGCGGTGATGGACGCCGCTCTGCTGCTGGTGGCCGGCAACGAGTCGTGCCCGCAGCCGCAGACTTCCGAGCACCTCGCGGCCGTGGAGATCATGAGGCTGAAGAACATCATCATCTTGCAGAACAAGGTGGAGCTCATCAAGGAGTCGCAGGCCATCCAGCGCCAGGAGGAGATCAAGCGCTTCGTGTCCGGCACCGCCGCTGACAACGCGCCGATCATCCCCATCAGCGCCGTGCTGAACTACAACATCGACGTCATCTGCGAGTACCTGGTGACGCAGGTGGCGGTGCCTAAGCGCGACTTCgtgctgccgccgcagaTGATCGTGATCCGTTCGTTCGACGTGAACAAGCCCGGTGAGCTGGTGGAGAACCTGCAGGGGGGCGTTGCTGGCGGCAGCATTTTGCACGGCGTGCTCAAGGTCGGCGACCAGATCGAGTGCAGGCCCGGCATCATCTCCAAGGACTCCAACGGCAACATTCAGTGCAAGCCGATCATCTCGCGCATCGTGTCGCTGTTCGCTGAGCAGAACGACCTCCAATTTGCCGTGCCTGGAGGGCTGGTCGGTGTCGGTACCGCCATGGACCCCACCCTGACCAGGGCCGACCGGCTCGTGGGCCAGGTCATCGGGCACGTGGGCAAGCTGCCCGACTGCTTCATCGAGATTGAGATGTCGTACTACCTCCTAAG GCGCCTCCTCGGTATCAAGGCACCGGACGGCGACAGGAGCACCAAGGTGTCCAAGCTGAAGAAGGGCGAGTTCCTCATGATCAACATCGGTTCAACGTCCGTCGGCGGCCGCGTGAGCGGCATAAAGCCTGACATGGCGAAGTTCGAGCTCACTGGCCCCGTCTGCACCCGCGTGGGCGACAAGGTCGCGCTCAGCAGGAGGGTCGACAAGCACTGGAGGCTCATCGGCTGGGGCCAGATCAACAAGGGCAAGGCGCTGACCTTGCAGAAGTAG